One region of Tumebacillus amylolyticus genomic DNA includes:
- a CDS encoding LCP family protein yields the protein MAYLGKQYGSNANVVRSNQPTPPKKPKRKIKWGRLLLILFVFTFVLGLTGLAAYGWYLERKVVQADANVPPIPDGKPVNVLIIGVDRDPKSGEAQRRENFNTDTLILAHIDPSKHQASMLSIPRDTRVQLPTGMEKINAAYAIGGMDRLKKTVGDLTGLTVDRYLMIDFQGFVKMIDAVGGLDFAVDKPIYDPEGTVSLQPGTQHLNGQQSLAVVRFRHEEMGDIARVQRQQLFLEALTAKMKDSSLVDWTKALRGMSDSLTTDMSINDMGTLAYSMHGDAAKVSAYTVPGDFLDLYGVSYWKYDPQKLKGIVQQMKNEP from the coding sequence GTGGCCTATCTCGGGAAACAGTATGGCAGCAACGCCAATGTCGTTCGTTCCAATCAACCGACGCCACCGAAGAAGCCCAAGAGAAAGATCAAATGGGGCCGTCTGTTGCTGATTCTGTTCGTCTTCACATTTGTACTGGGCTTGACCGGACTTGCAGCCTACGGGTGGTACTTGGAGCGCAAAGTCGTGCAAGCGGATGCAAACGTCCCGCCGATTCCGGACGGCAAGCCGGTCAACGTGCTGATCATCGGCGTGGACCGCGACCCGAAGTCGGGAGAAGCGCAACGTCGGGAGAATTTCAACACCGACACGCTGATTCTCGCGCACATCGACCCGTCGAAGCACCAAGCGTCGATGCTCTCCATCCCGCGCGACACGAGGGTGCAACTGCCGACCGGCATGGAGAAGATCAACGCCGCCTACGCGATCGGCGGGATGGATCGTCTGAAAAAAACGGTCGGCGACCTGACCGGCCTGACCGTGGATCGCTATCTGATGATCGACTTCCAAGGATTCGTGAAGATGATCGACGCCGTCGGAGGTTTGGACTTTGCCGTCGATAAGCCGATCTACGACCCGGAAGGAACGGTCTCGCTGCAACCGGGCACGCAGCACTTGAACGGTCAGCAATCGCTCGCCGTCGTGCGATTCCGCCACGAAGAGATGGGCGACATCGCCCGCGTGCAACGCCAACAGCTCTTCCTCGAAGCGCTGACGGCCAAGATGAAGGATTCGTCGCTCGTCGATTGGACGAAAGCTCTGCGCGGCATGAGCGATTCGCTGACGACCGACATGTCGATCAACGACATGGGGACGCTTGCGTACTCCATGCACGGCGATGCGGCGAAAGTCAGTGCGTATACGGTGCCGGGCGACTTCCTCGATCTGTACGGCGTTTCTTATTGGAAGTATGACCCGCAGAAGCTGAAAGGCATCGTCCAACAGATGAAAAATGAACCGTAA
- a CDS encoding alpha/beta-type small acid-soluble spore protein has product MALGSGRRNKGQLLQEAHKALDDMKYEIAAEMGLPVYQGSEDYWGHITTRDAGAVGGHMVRKLVAFSQAALVQGKQS; this is encoded by the coding sequence ATGGCACTCGGAAGCGGCAGACGCAACAAAGGCCAATTGCTCCAAGAAGCACACAAGGCGCTGGACGACATGAAGTATGAAATCGCGGCGGAGATGGGCTTGCCGGTCTACCAAGGCAGCGAGGACTACTGGGGGCATATCACCACCCGCGATGCGGGCGCCGTCGGCGGGCACATGGTCCGCAAACTGGTCGCCTTCTCGCAGGCGGCGTTGGTGCAGGGAAAACAGTCGTAA
- the metK gene encoding methionine adenosyltransferase, whose translation MAKRYLFTSESVTEGHPDKICDQISDSVLDAIFAKDPNARVACETSVTTGLVLVAGEITTSTYVDIPRIVRETIREIGYTRAKYGFDADTCAVLTSIDEQSADIAMGVDKALEAREGQMSDEEIEAIGAGDQGLMFGFACNETEELMPLPISLAHKLSRRLTEVRKNGTLPYLRPDGKTQVSVEYEGDKPVRIDTIVISTQHAEEVTLEQIKKDLHEHVIAAVIPSELVDDATKYFINPTGRFVIGGPQGDAGLTGRKIIVDTYGGYARHGGGAFSGKDPTKVDRSAAYAARYVAKNIVAAGLADKCEVQLAYAIGVARPVSVMVDTFGTGKVADETIVELVEKNFDLRPAGIIKELDLRRPIYRQTAAYGHFGRHDIDLPWERTDKADILRTGAGL comes from the coding sequence ATGGCAAAACGTTACCTGTTTACCTCCGAGTCTGTCACTGAGGGCCATCCGGATAAGATCTGCGACCAGATCTCCGACTCCGTTCTGGACGCAATTTTTGCAAAAGATCCAAACGCGCGCGTCGCGTGCGAAACCTCCGTTACGACCGGTCTTGTTCTCGTAGCCGGCGAGATCACCACTTCCACCTACGTAGACATCCCGCGCATCGTTCGTGAAACCATCCGCGAGATCGGCTACACCCGTGCGAAGTACGGCTTCGACGCGGATACCTGTGCGGTTCTGACCTCCATCGACGAGCAGTCGGCCGACATCGCAATGGGCGTTGACAAAGCTCTCGAAGCTCGCGAAGGACAAATGTCCGACGAAGAGATCGAAGCGATCGGCGCAGGCGACCAAGGTCTGATGTTCGGCTTTGCTTGCAACGAAACCGAAGAGCTGATGCCGCTCCCGATTTCGCTCGCGCACAAACTGTCCCGCCGCCTGACCGAAGTTCGCAAGAACGGCACGCTCCCGTACCTGCGTCCGGACGGCAAGACCCAAGTATCCGTTGAGTACGAAGGCGACAAACCGGTTCGCATCGACACCATCGTCATCTCGACCCAGCATGCTGAAGAAGTGACCTTGGAGCAGATCAAAAAAGACCTGCACGAGCACGTCATCGCAGCTGTGATCCCGTCTGAACTCGTGGACGACGCGACCAAGTACTTCATCAACCCGACCGGCCGTTTCGTCATCGGCGGACCGCAAGGCGATGCAGGTCTGACCGGCCGTAAGATCATCGTTGACACCTACGGCGGCTACGCTCGCCACGGCGGCGGCGCGTTCTCCGGCAAGGATCCGACCAAAGTTGACCGTTCCGCAGCGTATGCAGCTCGTTACGTGGCGAAGAACATCGTCGCGGCGGGTCTCGCAGACAAGTGCGAAGTGCAACTGGCGTACGCAATCGGCGTTGCACGTCCGGTTTCCGTCATGGTTGACACGTTCGGCACCGGCAAAGTAGCAGACGAAACGATCGTCGAACTCGTCGAGAAAAACTTCGACCTGCGTCCGGCTGGGATCATCAAGGAACTCGATCTCCGTCGTCCGATCTACCGTCAAACCGCAGCATACGGCCACTTCGGCCGTCATGACATCGACCTCCCGTGGGAGCGCACCGACAAAGCAGACATTCTGCGTACAGGTGCGGGTCTCTAA
- the csaB gene encoding polysaccharide pyruvyl transferase CsaB: MPRILISGYYGFDNLGDDTVLYGIMSSIRKERPDAELVVLSNQPTRTEALFGIQAFNRWNFGVIFRELMRCDMLVMGGGSLLQDVTGGRSILYYLGIARLAKMIGKPIVFYGQGIGPISKPLSERLIRKVVNHVNLITVRDAKSRDDLEMYGVSKPEMYVTADPAFAINPELFSKDAGAKMLSEFGVQTPYLGGKQKIAGIAIRNWVTPHPFHKVLAQNADDLIRAGWKVVFIPMQYPGDVGASQKVLSYMKERAVLLNRQFSFRDIANIIANTDLIIGMRLHSLILAAHCGVPFVSLSYDPKIDRFVQRVGYDRQIDAVNNVTYESLRDTIQDCVENLEHYRVMMRPHVEELRQEAEKSGELAVRYLG, from the coding sequence ATGCCGCGTATCTTAATATCCGGTTACTACGGATTCGACAACTTGGGTGATGACACCGTCCTGTACGGCATCATGTCGAGCATTCGCAAGGAACGTCCTGATGCGGAACTCGTCGTGCTCTCGAACCAGCCCACCCGCACGGAAGCCTTGTTTGGCATCCAAGCTTTTAACCGCTGGAATTTTGGCGTGATTTTCCGCGAACTGATGCGTTGCGACATGTTGGTTATGGGAGGCGGTAGTCTCCTGCAGGACGTAACCGGTGGACGCAGCATTTTGTATTACTTAGGGATTGCACGACTGGCGAAGATGATTGGCAAGCCGATTGTCTTTTATGGACAAGGCATTGGTCCGATCTCCAAGCCGCTCAGCGAGAGGTTGATCCGCAAAGTCGTCAACCATGTCAATCTAATCACCGTCCGTGACGCCAAGTCGCGCGACGATCTCGAAATGTACGGCGTCTCCAAGCCCGAGATGTACGTCACGGCCGACCCGGCTTTTGCGATCAACCCGGAGTTGTTCTCCAAGGACGCCGGTGCCAAGATGTTGAGCGAATTCGGTGTGCAGACCCCCTACTTGGGCGGCAAGCAGAAGATCGCCGGCATCGCGATTCGCAACTGGGTGACGCCGCACCCGTTCCACAAAGTTCTCGCGCAGAACGCCGACGATTTGATTCGCGCCGGCTGGAAAGTCGTGTTCATCCCGATGCAATATCCGGGGGACGTAGGCGCGTCGCAGAAAGTGCTCTCCTACATGAAGGAGCGCGCCGTTTTGCTCAACCGCCAGTTCTCATTCCGCGACATCGCGAATATCATTGCCAACACCGACCTGATCATCGGGATGCGCTTGCATTCGTTGATCCTCGCCGCGCACTGCGGAGTGCCGTTCGTCTCGCTCTCCTACGATCCCAAGATCGACCGTTTCGTCCAGCGTGTCGGCTACGACCGCCAAATCGATGCGGTGAACAACGTCACCTACGAAAGTCTACGTGACACGATCCAAGATTGTGTGGAGAACCTCGAACACTACCGCGTCATGATGCGCCCGCATGTGGAAGAATTGCGTCAAGAAGCGGAGAAAAGTGGAGAATTAGCAGTTCGCTACTTGGGTTAA
- a CDS encoding SGNH/GDSL hydrolase family protein, producing the protein MKKLLAMCVGLCSTLLLVDLWAGTFAPETKETERLVLDDTFYEQNIQLDNAVAQLRATPSPKVIALGDSTMYGSVVYQNETIPYFLRQNLQRQMPHASVTNLAYPGARPADLYAMLKLIPDAHPDLVVVDVNVVFYSQRILQEGALANKTLKREFLYEPDVPKGVFADNRVEETLKTWLKDTNIGQYQTAINKQLFGLQPRQYVRDAVDALSPPKASAQPPANTATPENIIGVPWTSKTWGDQERATMERIYGKGLLVKEENDSVKMLIAFQEYAKEHGINVLYYLAPQNESLIGQFFSLGQLHDNQEFLREKLVRGSSWYLDLSREIPSNLFGDYDHMLREGNARVADRLADEIKAKGVLGR; encoded by the coding sequence GTGAAAAAATTACTCGCGATGTGCGTGGGTCTCTGTTCCACCTTGCTTCTCGTGGACTTGTGGGCCGGCACGTTTGCGCCTGAGACGAAGGAGACGGAGCGGTTGGTTTTGGATGACACGTTCTATGAACAGAACATCCAACTGGACAACGCCGTCGCACAACTTCGGGCCACCCCGTCTCCGAAAGTCATCGCGCTGGGCGACTCGACGATGTACGGCTCGGTCGTCTACCAGAACGAGACGATCCCCTACTTTCTCCGGCAGAATTTGCAACGGCAGATGCCCCATGCCTCCGTCACCAACCTCGCGTATCCGGGAGCTCGACCTGCCGACCTGTACGCGATGCTGAAATTGATACCCGACGCACATCCCGACCTCGTCGTCGTCGATGTGAACGTTGTGTTTTATTCGCAGCGCATCTTGCAAGAGGGTGCGCTTGCCAACAAGACGCTCAAGCGGGAGTTTCTGTACGAACCGGACGTACCCAAGGGCGTTTTCGCCGACAACCGCGTGGAGGAAACTCTCAAAACGTGGCTCAAAGATACGAACATCGGCCAATACCAGACGGCGATCAACAAGCAGTTGTTCGGCCTCCAACCGAGGCAGTACGTCCGCGATGCGGTCGATGCGCTGTCGCCTCCGAAGGCATCCGCACAGCCTCCCGCAAACACGGCCACTCCTGAGAACATCATCGGGGTTCCGTGGACGAGCAAGACGTGGGGGGACCAAGAGCGTGCCACGATGGAGCGCATCTACGGCAAAGGGTTGCTTGTGAAGGAAGAGAACGATTCGGTGAAGATGCTCATCGCCTTCCAAGAGTACGCCAAGGAGCACGGCATCAACGTCCTCTACTACCTCGCGCCGCAGAACGAGTCGTTGATCGGGCAGTTTTTCTCGCTCGGGCAACTGCACGACAACCAAGAATTTCTGCGTGAAAAATTGGTCCGTGGAAGTTCGTGGTACCTCGACTTGAGCCGGGAGATTCCGTCCAACCTCTTTGGCGACTATGACCATATGCTTCGCGAGGGCAACGCCCGCGTCGCCGATCGATTGGCCGACGAGATCAAAGCCAAGGGGGTCTTGGGCCGATGA
- a CDS encoding copper amine oxidase N-terminal domain-containing protein, whose product MKKWKFAAMIMAVTLMTAPVSAAFATDPGTPTPPPTQPTDPAEPPVVVPGDDGGTTTDPTTGDMCSDDDEGDQDDNGGTTPTPDPTPVPDPTPTPDPTPTPEPTPQPSFGFDKNDHGHGKGDDKQHDEHGQNDNAWGHTDGKGSGGVTTTCHSDNGKHKGWTNKITNMVKHLDELKKQLASLEKQLDLLLAWAKQNGSTTDQDALQQVLEALKAKDDAGEAAPDDLVVMSDAQDKLQNPDGAIQSLEKALTLDYNNQDIYTRLSKQHVKKGDTNEVKVYVQGKKPAFDVQPVILDNRTLVPLRAIGTALNADVKWDEATQTVTLTNKNGKVVTLQIDSKQATVDGQPVTLDVPAKKINDRTLVPLRALGNFFNLTVDWDDSAQMAILK is encoded by the coding sequence ATGAAAAAGTGGAAGTTTGCGGCGATGATCATGGCCGTGACGTTGATGACCGCGCCGGTCTCAGCTGCATTTGCAACCGATCCGGGTACGCCGACCCCCCCACCGACTCAACCGACCGATCCGGCAGAACCTCCGGTCGTCGTACCGGGTGACGATGGCGGCACGACAACCGACCCGACGACAGGTGACATGTGCTCCGACGACGACGAAGGAGATCAGGACGACAACGGGGGGACGACCCCGACTCCCGACCCGACACCTGTGCCCGACCCTACGCCTACTCCCGACCCGACACCTACGCCGGAACCGACTCCGCAACCGAGCTTCGGGTTTGACAAAAACGACCACGGGCACGGCAAGGGCGACGACAAACAGCATGACGAGCACGGACAAAACGACAACGCTTGGGGCCACACGGACGGCAAAGGCTCGGGCGGCGTGACGACGACCTGCCACTCCGACAACGGCAAACACAAAGGCTGGACGAACAAAATCACCAACATGGTCAAACACCTCGACGAGCTCAAAAAGCAACTCGCGTCGCTGGAGAAGCAACTCGACCTGCTCTTAGCTTGGGCGAAGCAAAACGGCTCCACCACCGACCAAGACGCGCTGCAACAAGTGCTCGAAGCGCTCAAAGCCAAGGACGACGCGGGCGAAGCAGCACCGGACGATCTCGTCGTGATGTCGGACGCGCAAGACAAACTGCAGAACCCGGACGGCGCCATCCAGTCGCTCGAAAAAGCGCTGACCCTGGATTACAACAACCAAGACATCTACACCCGCCTCTCCAAGCAACACGTCAAGAAGGGCGATACCAACGAAGTGAAAGTCTATGTCCAAGGCAAGAAACCGGCCTTCGACGTACAACCGGTCATCCTCGACAACCGCACCCTCGTTCCGCTGCGTGCCATCGGCACCGCGCTGAACGCAGACGTGAAGTGGGACGAAGCGACGCAAACGGTCACCCTCACCAACAAGAACGGCAAAGTCGTGACCTTGCAGATCGATTCAAAGCAAGCGACCGTTGACGGACAGCCGGTTACCCTCGACGTTCCGGCCAAGAAGATCAACGACCGCACGCTGGTTCCGCTGCGAGCGCTCGGCAACTTCTTCAACTTGACCGTTGACTGGGATGACAGCGCACAGATGGCGATCTTGAAGTAA
- a CDS encoding LCP family protein, with protein MARNTPRKSRFRFLWTLLAATLGVILVLSIYGFYKCNLLADRIYQPAAPKPNAMQDWYSVQREQPHAHVHVQHVKPEPEPATESEPQPPPTVQATPQEAHPFAKWLSGYMSGLNTNQTAKTGKTFLLLGVDSRKGEAARSDTIVVATVPPDGSDVYLMSIPRDTRAQVPGHGWTKINHAMSWGGLPLMKKTVENFLNIQIDHTATVDFEGFRQIVDNLGGLDVTVEKNMRYNDPSDGTHINLVQGQTLQTGKQALDYSRFRADALADTGRMQRQQRVIRAMIQKGSEPSNWPKLVKTLDILGDHVKTDVPPRDWMALVMRYSGTRADGIKTLNLSGQNRISKYDNLWYFYVDDAQLRQVSAQLQALKRGNA; from the coding sequence GTGGCACGAAATACCCCGCGCAAATCGAGATTCCGGTTTCTTTGGACGCTGCTTGCCGCCACGCTGGGGGTCATCCTCGTGCTATCAATCTACGGATTTTATAAGTGTAACCTGCTGGCGGACCGCATATACCAGCCGGCCGCGCCAAAACCAAATGCCATGCAAGATTGGTACTCGGTGCAACGGGAGCAGCCCCACGCTCACGTCCACGTCCAGCACGTAAAACCCGAGCCTGAACCTGCGACAGAATCTGAACCGCAACCTCCTCCCACGGTGCAAGCCACACCGCAAGAAGCACACCCCTTCGCCAAGTGGCTGAGCGGCTACATGTCAGGACTCAACACGAATCAAACCGCCAAAACAGGCAAGACGTTTCTCTTGCTCGGCGTCGATTCACGCAAGGGCGAAGCGGCCCGCTCCGATACGATTGTCGTCGCCACGGTGCCGCCGGACGGGAGCGACGTCTATTTGATGTCGATTCCGCGAGACACGCGAGCTCAAGTGCCGGGCCACGGCTGGACGAAAATCAACCATGCGATGAGTTGGGGCGGGTTGCCGCTCATGAAAAAAACGGTGGAGAACTTCCTGAACATCCAAATCGACCACACCGCCACCGTCGATTTTGAAGGATTCCGGCAGATCGTCGACAACCTCGGCGGACTGGATGTGACGGTCGAGAAAAACATGCGCTACAACGACCCGTCCGACGGGACCCATATCAATTTGGTGCAAGGGCAAACGCTTCAAACCGGGAAGCAAGCGCTGGACTACTCTCGTTTCCGTGCCGACGCTTTGGCCGATACGGGTCGGATGCAGAGACAGCAACGCGTCATTCGTGCTATGATTCAAAAAGGAAGCGAGCCGTCGAACTGGCCGAAACTGGTCAAGACGCTCGACATTCTCGGCGACCACGTCAAAACGGACGTGCCGCCGCGAGACTGGATGGCGCTGGTGATGCGCTATTCGGGCACCCGTGCGGACGGGATCAAAACGCTCAATTTAAGCGGTCAGAACCGCATCTCGAAGTATGACAACCTCTGGTATTTCTACGTCGACGATGCTCAGCTGCGCCAAGTGAGCGCTCAATTGCAAGCGCTAAAGCGAGGGAATGCGTAA
- a CDS encoding aspartyl-phosphate phosphatase Spo0E family protein, whose amino-acid sequence MDTYLEEIERIRRKLNEVVKEYQGDLLHPNVLLLSQQLDRYIVTYHSKPLQ is encoded by the coding sequence ATGGACACCTACTTGGAAGAAATCGAACGCATCCGCCGAAAGTTGAACGAAGTCGTGAAGGAGTACCAAGGGGATCTCTTGCACCCGAATGTCCTCCTGTTGAGCCAACAGCTCGATCGCTACATCGTCACCTATCATAGCAAGCCGTTGCAATAG
- a CDS encoding MBOAT family O-acyltransferase, with product MIFTTYTFLVFFAVTLLLYTLAPAKVRPFVMILAGFVFYAYDSVPHFVLLLVLTLVIYSLSRSKSKRVLLFGIVLSVGLLFYYKYWKMAVTTIDTWFGGNLPVVKLAVPLAISFFVFEFVHYLVDVYKGKAQRVTLREFFLFIFFFPSLVAGPIKRIQSFEKDRISFTSGDVYQGLFRMGIGLFKKIALADSLNPLFAPIFADPGSASLAALWVAMYAYAFKIYLDFSAYSDVAIGAAQCFGYHLPENFNWPYISRSLGEFWRRWHISLSSWIRDYLYIPLGGNRKGFARGLLFLFLAMTISGLWHGANWTFVVWGMWHGVGQAVNKVWSKYRPKSTWLPRPLGQVAAWALTFHFVCLGWVFFASPTLHNSFVFLKRMWGV from the coding sequence ATGATCTTCACGACGTATACATTCCTGGTCTTTTTCGCCGTCACGTTGTTGCTCTATACGCTCGCTCCGGCCAAAGTACGTCCGTTCGTGATGATCCTCGCCGGGTTCGTGTTCTACGCGTATGACAGCGTCCCGCATTTCGTGTTGCTGCTGGTCCTGACACTCGTCATCTACTCTCTCTCCCGTTCGAAGTCAAAACGCGTGCTCCTCTTCGGCATCGTGCTGTCTGTCGGGTTGCTTTTCTACTATAAGTATTGGAAGATGGCGGTCACGACGATTGACACCTGGTTCGGGGGCAACTTGCCGGTCGTAAAACTGGCGGTGCCGCTGGCGATCTCGTTCTTCGTCTTCGAGTTCGTCCATTACCTCGTCGACGTCTACAAAGGCAAAGCCCAGCGCGTCACGCTGCGGGAGTTTTTCCTGTTTATTTTCTTCTTCCCGTCGCTGGTGGCGGGTCCGATCAAGCGCATCCAGTCGTTTGAAAAAGACCGCATCTCGTTCACCTCGGGAGATGTCTACCAAGGGCTGTTCCGCATGGGCATCGGGCTGTTCAAAAAAATCGCCCTCGCCGATTCGCTCAACCCGTTGTTCGCGCCGATCTTCGCCGATCCGGGCTCTGCGTCCCTTGCGGCGCTCTGGGTGGCGATGTACGCCTATGCGTTCAAGATCTACCTCGATTTCTCCGCGTACTCCGACGTCGCCATCGGGGCGGCGCAATGCTTTGGCTACCACTTGCCGGAGAACTTCAACTGGCCGTACATCTCGCGGAGTCTCGGCGAGTTCTGGCGGCGCTGGCACATCTCGCTGTCCTCGTGGATTCGCGATTATCTCTACATTCCGCTGGGCGGCAACCGCAAGGGATTTGCGCGGGGACTCCTGTTCCTGTTCCTCGCCATGACGATCTCCGGTCTCTGGCACGGAGCGAACTGGACGTTCGTCGTCTGGGGGATGTGGCACGGCGTCGGACAAGCGGTGAACAAAGTCTGGAGCAAGTACCGTCCGAAGTCGACGTGGCTCCCGCGACCTCTGGGTCAAGTGGCAGCTTGGGCGCTGACGTTCCACTTCGTCTGCTTGGGCTGGGTGTTTTTCGCTTCTCCGACGTTGCACAACTCCTTCGTTTTCTTAAAACGCATGTGGGGGGTCTGA
- a CDS encoding copper amine oxidase N-terminal domain-containing protein produces MTLWKRWTQTLLLGVCVAGGLGVAQAASAATPERPDVYVDGEWIRFDVQPQAFQYRTLVPMRMIFEALGADVRWEEATQTAVATKDGVTLRLPIGSTRVTKNGVAMPIDVPAQLVKDRTMVPVRFVAESFGDEVLWNEALGRVTINSVNAPKIRVVGDDALLKDGMTANLQSLVRRNDLTTLVENEIGKTFKKPVWVYLANSAKGFEQNIAKYGGDRNAKSMAETAEGVTYGSHVLIPLNKLPNDGELTQTVSHELMHVLLNQNGGLSLPSWVHEGLAWQTGLDAQFKSQPAVMRRQMDGMLRDYVLGVVEQGKYQPLLSSQDGTIDALTTAGYNVELQDYLAYQYYVATYGKTKFLSYLNAYVSGGTHAFESATGVTEAAFEADYRAYLDREVKRTSNGMEITLNVPANFQGVVQLLPQGTGKTSTDALVLQPGLQKIRVYKDGHVEGVQTRPTNDRSDREQSAVYLFVDVNQAVKEQGVSTESGGMGFYDSYGEYYYGYAWLETEQDAVYPDTNRVLGLEILDVHAF; encoded by the coding sequence ATGACTTTGTGGAAGCGATGGACGCAAACCCTGTTGCTGGGCGTCTGTGTGGCGGGCGGTCTGGGAGTTGCTCAGGCGGCTTCCGCTGCGACGCCGGAGCGACCGGACGTCTATGTGGACGGCGAATGGATTCGGTTCGATGTGCAGCCACAAGCGTTTCAATACCGCACCCTCGTTCCGATGCGGATGATTTTTGAAGCTTTGGGCGCCGATGTGCGCTGGGAAGAGGCCACCCAAACGGCGGTGGCGACCAAGGACGGTGTGACGTTGCGCCTGCCGATCGGGAGCACCCGTGTCACCAAAAACGGGGTGGCGATGCCGATTGACGTGCCGGCGCAATTGGTGAAGGACCGGACGATGGTGCCGGTGCGATTTGTCGCCGAGTCGTTCGGCGATGAAGTGCTCTGGAACGAAGCGTTGGGCCGCGTGACGATCAACAGCGTCAACGCGCCGAAAATTCGCGTGGTTGGCGACGACGCGCTCTTGAAGGACGGGATGACGGCGAATCTTCAGTCGTTGGTGCGCCGCAACGACCTGACGACGCTCGTCGAAAACGAAATCGGCAAGACGTTCAAGAAGCCGGTCTGGGTCTACTTGGCGAACTCCGCAAAGGGCTTTGAGCAGAACATCGCGAAGTACGGCGGCGATCGCAACGCGAAGTCGATGGCGGAAACGGCGGAGGGCGTGACCTATGGGTCGCATGTGCTGATCCCGCTGAACAAACTGCCCAATGACGGGGAGCTGACCCAGACGGTCTCCCATGAACTGATGCACGTCTTGCTCAACCAGAACGGCGGGCTCTCCCTGCCGTCTTGGGTACACGAAGGCTTGGCGTGGCAGACGGGGCTCGATGCGCAGTTCAAGTCGCAACCGGCCGTCATGCGCCGCCAGATGGACGGCATGCTGCGCGATTATGTGCTCGGGGTCGTGGAGCAAGGCAAATACCAACCCCTCCTGTCGAGTCAGGACGGCACCATCGATGCCCTGACGACCGCCGGGTACAACGTGGAATTGCAAGACTATCTCGCCTATCAATATTACGTGGCGACGTACGGCAAGACGAAATTCCTCAGCTATCTGAACGCGTACGTCTCGGGCGGTACCCATGCGTTTGAATCGGCGACGGGGGTGACGGAGGCGGCGTTTGAAGCTGACTACCGGGCCTATCTGGATCGCGAAGTCAAGCGCACGTCCAACGGCATGGAGATCACGCTCAACGTTCCGGCGAATTTCCAAGGCGTGGTCCAACTCTTGCCGCAGGGCACAGGCAAGACTTCGACAGACGCCCTTGTGTTACAACCCGGTCTCCAAAAAATTCGCGTCTACAAAGACGGGCACGTCGAAGGCGTTCAGACACGACCGACAAACGACCGCTCCGATCGCGAGCAGAGTGCCGTCTATCTGTTTGTCGATGTGAACCAAGCGGTGAAGGAACAGGGCGTGTCCACCGAGAGCGGCGGGATGGGATTCTATGATTCGTACGGGGAGTATTACTACGGCTATGCGTGGTTGGAAACGGAGCAAGACGCGGTCTATCCGGACACCAATCGAGTGTTGGGGTTGGAAATCCTCGATGTCCATGCGTTTTAG
- a CDS encoding WecB/TagA/CpsF family glycosyltransferase, with the protein MQNRVQILGVPFSTLTFEETLHKLEQDLRGTTPRHIITANPEIVMLAREDAAFMALLQDVELITPDGIGAVWASKYYGHALHDRVTGVELSTALIEHCAENGHGVFLLGASPQSNALAVQNLRHRYPNLRIDGRDGYFKETDLPEIKAAVRGFQPSLLLVGLGVPRQELFISKHKSELNVPVSIGVGGCIDIFAGVVKRAPKLWQNLKLEWMYRLLSQPSRWRRQLVLPKFVITVLTDKNRKK; encoded by the coding sequence ATGCAGAACCGGGTTCAGATTTTAGGCGTGCCGTTTTCGACGCTGACTTTTGAAGAGACGCTTCATAAATTGGAGCAAGATTTGCGGGGCACGACTCCGCGCCATATCATCACAGCCAATCCTGAGATCGTCATGTTGGCGCGCGAGGACGCGGCCTTCATGGCGCTTCTTCAGGATGTGGAATTGATCACGCCGGACGGCATCGGTGCCGTCTGGGCGTCGAAGTATTACGGCCATGCCCTGCACGACCGCGTCACAGGCGTCGAACTCTCCACCGCTTTGATTGAACACTGTGCCGAAAACGGCCACGGTGTCTTTTTGCTGGGGGCGAGTCCGCAGTCGAACGCGCTGGCCGTTCAGAACTTGCGCCATCGCTACCCGAATTTGCGCATCGACGGTCGGGACGGGTATTTCAAAGAGACCGATCTGCCGGAGATCAAAGCGGCGGTGCGAGGGTTCCAACCGAGCCTCTTGCTCGTTGGACTCGGCGTGCCGCGCCAAGAGCTGTTCATCTCGAAGCACAAGTCGGAGCTGAACGTGCCGGTCTCGATTGGAGTCGGCGGTTGCATCGACATCTTCGCAGGCGTTGTGAAGCGCGCTCCGAAGCTCTGGCAGAACTTGAAGTTGGAATGGATGTACCGTCTGCTCTCTCAACCGAGCCGCTGGCGTCGCCAACTCGTGCTCCCGAAGTTCGTGATCACCGTCCTCACCGACAAAAACAGGAAAAAATAA